A genomic stretch from Malus domestica chromosome 15, GDT2T_hap1 includes:
- the LOC139191740 gene encoding uncharacterized protein, whose product MDGVSIRALGWARFMARFVGHRDMCPVLEAEKPWLFWYDIVLVVDGACHDQWAEPLYLVTMWVQLHNVPLLNMTEAVALAIGSLIGKVVKVDKDDGKDCIGHFLCVKISFDVREPLMRRANVEFLDDETIWINFRYEGLPGYCLICGKPSREINLNMPIIEMHDDVSEMAPKKDGAHGDLGASLLSQDSDLFNLLLIIEAVSQGEMKMNREEDGEELEVFEEGLTLVNKIQRFGMDQAEATYQGFPRSQ is encoded by the exons ATGGATGGGGTTTCTATTAGGGCTTTGGGTTGGGCTCGGTTCATGGCTCGTTTTGTAGGCCATCGGGACATGTGCCCTGTACTAGAGGCGGAGAAGCCATGGTTGTTTTGGTATGATATAGTTTTGGTTGTTGATGGAGCTTGTCATGATCAATGGGCTGAACCTCTTTACTTGGTAACAATGTGGGTGCAATTGCATAATGTTCCTCTGCTTAATATGACAGAGGCTGTTGCTCTGGCAATAGGAAGCTTGATCGGTAAAGTCGTTAAGGTGGACAAGGATGATGGTAAGGATTGTATTGGTCATTTTTTATGTGTGAAGATCTCTTTTGATGTTCGGGAGCCGCTTATGCGAAGAGCAAATGTGGagttccttgatgatgagacaATCTGGATAAATTTTCGCTATGAGGGGTTACCCGGCTACTGTCTTATTTGTGGCAAG CCAAGTCGTGAGATTAATCTTAATATGCCAATTATAGAAATGCACGATGATGTGTCTGAAATGGCTCCTAAGAAGGACGGTGCACATGGAGATTTGGGGGCCAGTTTATTGTCTCAGGATTCGGATCTATTCAATCTTCTTCTTATCATTGAGGCTGTCTCGCAGGGAGAAATGAAAATGAACCGTGAGGAAGATGGTGAGGAGCTGGAGGTGTTCGAAGAAGGTTTGACCCTTGTGAACAAGATCCAAAGGTTTGGAATGGACCAAGCAGAGGCCACCTACCAGGGGTTTCCACGATCGCAATGA